From Primulina tabacum isolate GXHZ01 chromosome 2, ASM2559414v2, whole genome shotgun sequence, one genomic window encodes:
- the LOC142535635 gene encoding uncharacterized protein LOC142535635 isoform X1 — MPRQAGYSVDYDDAYDVYDYEYEDGYDELEENGPSRTKAKEEILKTGVWRCPVCTYDNEDSMSMSSCDICGVLRNLLLKDNTRRKATADLFHAVCGTCKVSGASIMARSLFASSRKQTPINSALFDAQGNVFPPKIISTSCENGNIHADFLELNRAFSSGASIMARSLFASSRKQTPINSALFEEQENVFPPKIIFTSCENGNNRADFLELNRAFSSQKFHKVTSAPFKFDSPSPDDLVSNGLRSLKLYSKGTKMVVESEVAAKGHNSSSSLVSRKKHTGVEEKELASCSGNKLVISDDSANNVSSNNVSLPSKSGNTKFTSDHKATSIPRYKLEKWMSPDNVDDGLSQLNLAIVGHVDSGKSTLSGRLLHLLGKISRKEMHKNEMEAKQQRKGSFAFAWALDESVEERERGITMTVGVAFFTSRRFRVVLLDSPGHRDFVPNMISGASQADAAILVVDASMGSFEAGVDAVGGQTREHAQLIRSFGVNQIIVAVNKMDVVNYSKERFDVVKQKLGTVLRSCGFKDSFISWIPVSAMENQNLLNPSDLMSSWFKGNFLLDAIDSLQLPARDYSKPPLMPICEVMKSLSQSPGQVSACGKLESGAIRSGLKVLIMPSREIATIRSLERDSQVCDIAKAGDNVTVNLQGIEGNHLTNGGVLCHPDFPVPVANHLELKIFVLDISTPILIGSQLEIHIHHAKGAARVVKLSSLLDPKTGKITKKLPRCLLAKQNAVVEVVLQETMCAEEYSKCRALGRASLRVLGRTIALGVVTQIINKEP, encoded by the exons GTCCCTCTCGCACAAAGGCAAAAGAAGAGATCCTCAAGACTGGGGTCTGGCGTTGCCCAGTTTGTACATATGATAATGAAGATAGTATGTCTATGTCTTCATGTGACATCTGTGGAGTTTTACGCAACCTCTTGCTCAAAGATAATACCAGAAGGAAGGCCACTGCag ATCTTTTCCATGCAGTTTGTGGCACATGCAAAGTTTCTGGAGCATCAATAATGGCCAGGTCTCTTTTTGCATCATCGCGGAAACAGACACCCATAAATTCTGCACTCTTTGACGCACAGGGAAATGTATTCCCACCGAAGATTATCTCTACTTCCTGCGAGAATGGAAATATCCATGCTGATTTTCTTGAACTCAATAGGGCTTTTAGCTCTGGAGCATCAATAATGGCCAGGTCTCTTTTTGCATCATCGCGGAAACAGACACCCATAAATTCTGCACTCTTTGAAGAACAGGAAAATGTATTCCCACCGAAGATTATCTTTACTTCATGCGAGAATGGAAATAACCGTGCTGATTTTCTCGAACTCAATAGGGCTTTTAGCTCTCAAAAATTTCACAAAGTTACTTCAG CCCCTTTCAAGTTTGATTCCCCGTCTCCAGATGATTTAGTATCAAATGGTTTGCGGTCACTGAAATTGTATTCCAAAG GGACAAAGATGGTAGTTGAATCAGAGGTGGCTGCTAAAGGGCACAACTCCTCTTCGTCTTTAGTGTCAAGAAAGAAACACACTGGAGTTGAAGAGAAAGAATTGGCTTCATGCAGTGGAAACAAACTTGTTATTTCTGATGATTCTGCAAACAATGTCTCTTCAAACAATGTCTCTTTACCTTCCAAATCTGGAAACACCAAATTTACCAGTGATCATAAGGCAACATCAATTCCACGATATAAACTGGAGAAATGGATGAGTCCTGACAACGTAGATGATGGATTGAGTCAACTTAATCTTGCAATT GTTGGTCATGTTGATTCTGGAAAATCAACACTTTCGGGAAGGTTGCTTCATCTTTTGGGAAAAATATCACGGAAGGAGATGCACAAAAATGAGATGGAAGCTAAACAACAG AGGAAAGGgtcatttgcatttgcatgggCATTGGATGAAAGTGTTGAAGAAAGGGAAAGGGGTATAACTATGACTGTGGGTGTAGCCTTTTTCACTTCTAGAAGATTTCGTGTTGTACTGCTGGACTCACCTGGACATAGAGATTTTGTTCCAAACATGATATCTGGAGCAAGCCAGGCAGATGCCGCCATTCTGGTAGTAGATGCTTCAATGGGTTCATTTGAAGCAGGTGTAGATGCTGTTGGGGGGCAAACAAGAGAGCACGCACAGCTAATTAGAAGCTTTGGAGTCAATCAAATTATAGTCGCTGTTAACAAAATGGATGTTGTGAACTACTCCAAGGAAAGATTTGATGTGGTAAAGCAGAAACTCGGAACAGTTCTCCGCTCTTGTGGTTTTAAAGATTCCTTCATATCATGGATTCCAGTGAGTGCCATGGAAAATCAAAACTTGCTAAATCCATCTGATCTGATGTCGTCTTG GTTTAAGGGGAATTTTTTGTTGGATGCAATAGATTCTCTGCAACTTCCAGCAAGAGATTACTCCAAGCCACCTTTAATGCCTATATGTGAGGTTATGAAATCACTATCACAATCACCAGGCCAGGTTTCTGCATGTGGGAAATTGGAGTCTGGAGCTATTCGATCTGGTTTAAAG GTACTGATTATGCCTTCACGAGAAATAGCGACCATCAGATCTTTGGAACGGGATTCCCAGGTTTGCGACATTGCAAAAGCTGGTGACAATGTGACTGTAAATTTGCAAGGTATCGAGGGCAATCATCTCACGAATGGAGGTGTTTTGTGCCACCCCGACTTCCCAGTTCCAGTCGCAAACCACTTGGAACTAAAGATTTTTGTGCTGGACATATCCACTCCAATACTAATCGGCTCTCAG TTGGAAATTCACATACACCATGCAAAAGGGGCTGCTAGAGTTGTTAAGTTATCGTCTCTTCTTGATCCCAAAACTGGAAAGATTACAAAGAAGCTTCCAAGATGTTTATTAGCTAAGCAGAACGCTGTGGTAGAG GTGGTTTTGCAAGAGACCATGTGTGCGGAAGAATATAGTAAATGTAGAGCTTTGGGAAGAGCATCTCTTCGAGTATTAGGAAGGACTATTGCTCTCGGTGTTGTAACTCAaataataaataaggaaccATAG
- the LOC142535660 gene encoding fasciclin-like arabinogalactan protein 9 has translation MAAPSASSLLALSLTTLLASLLFIPAAYAQSAPAPTAPEPIDIFAILKKAGQYDIFARLLNETSAGNQINNQVNNSKEGMTVFAPTDNAFQNLPTGTLNNLSDRQQVQLVLYHILPKCYTLQNLQTISNPVRTLATGQDNRPFGLNFTGQANQLNVSTGIVEVQIYNTVRKDCPLAVYQVDKVLLPVEFTEPNPPAASPAPKTGGGAAGNGTSSAAPATPADNGSGAGKMGFGLGLASGIWFLSMWILI, from the coding sequence ATGGCGGCTCCGTCGGCTTCCTCTCTCCTCGCCCTCTCTCTCACTACGCTCCTAGCCTCCCTCCTTTTCATCCCTGCCGCCTACGCTCAGTCTGCCCCAGCCCCCACCGCCCCGGAGCCGATCGACATCTTCGCGATCCTCAAAAAGGCTGGCCAATACGACATCTTTGCTCGCCTCTTGAACGAAACTTCGGCGGGCAACCAAATCAACAACCAAGTAAACAATTCCAAAGAGGGGATGACCGTCTTCGCCCCCACGGACAACGCATTCCAAAACCTCCCCACAGGAACCTTAAACAACCTTAGCGATCGACAACAGGTGCAGCTCGTGCTCTACCATATTCTTCCAAAGTGCTACACTTTGCAGAACTTACAAACAATCAGCAACCCTGTGAGGACCCTGGCCACCGGGCAGGACAACCGTCCTTTCGGGCTCAACTTCACCGGCCAAGCCAATCAGTTGAACGTGTCCACGGGGATCGTCGAAGTTCAGATATACAATACGGTGAGAAAAGACTGTCCTTTGGCGGTTTACCAAGTGGACAAGGTTTTACTGCCCGTAGAGTTTACTGAACCCAATCCTCCGGCTGCTTCTCCAGCGCCAAAGACAGGCGGTGGTGCCGCCGGAAATGGTACTTCTTCTGCAGCGCCAGCTACACCAGCTGATAATGGTAGTGGTGCAGGGAAGATGGGATTTGGATTGGGTTTAGCTTCTGGGATTTGGTTCTTGTCCATGTGGATACTGATATAA
- the LOC142535635 gene encoding uncharacterized protein LOC142535635 isoform X2, with amino-acid sequence MPRQAGYSVDYDDAYDVYDYEYEDGYDELEENGPSRTKAKEEILKTGVWRCPVCTYDNEDSMSMSSCDICGVLRNLLLKDNTRRKATAVCGTCKVSGASIMARSLFASSRKQTPINSALFDAQGNVFPPKIISTSCENGNIHADFLELNRAFSSGASIMARSLFASSRKQTPINSALFEEQENVFPPKIIFTSCENGNNRADFLELNRAFSSQKFHKVTSAPFKFDSPSPDDLVSNGLRSLKLYSKGTKMVVESEVAAKGHNSSSSLVSRKKHTGVEEKELASCSGNKLVISDDSANNVSSNNVSLPSKSGNTKFTSDHKATSIPRYKLEKWMSPDNVDDGLSQLNLAIVGHVDSGKSTLSGRLLHLLGKISRKEMHKNEMEAKQQRKGSFAFAWALDESVEERERGITMTVGVAFFTSRRFRVVLLDSPGHRDFVPNMISGASQADAAILVVDASMGSFEAGVDAVGGQTREHAQLIRSFGVNQIIVAVNKMDVVNYSKERFDVVKQKLGTVLRSCGFKDSFISWIPVSAMENQNLLNPSDLMSSWFKGNFLLDAIDSLQLPARDYSKPPLMPICEVMKSLSQSPGQVSACGKLESGAIRSGLKVLIMPSREIATIRSLERDSQVCDIAKAGDNVTVNLQGIEGNHLTNGGVLCHPDFPVPVANHLELKIFVLDISTPILIGSQLEIHIHHAKGAARVVKLSSLLDPKTGKITKKLPRCLLAKQNAVVEVVLQETMCAEEYSKCRALGRASLRVLGRTIALGVVTQIINKEP; translated from the exons GTCCCTCTCGCACAAAGGCAAAAGAAGAGATCCTCAAGACTGGGGTCTGGCGTTGCCCAGTTTGTACATATGATAATGAAGATAGTATGTCTATGTCTTCATGTGACATCTGTGGAGTTTTACGCAACCTCTTGCTCAAAGATAATACCAGAAGGAAGGCCACTGCag TTTGTGGCACATGCAAAGTTTCTGGAGCATCAATAATGGCCAGGTCTCTTTTTGCATCATCGCGGAAACAGACACCCATAAATTCTGCACTCTTTGACGCACAGGGAAATGTATTCCCACCGAAGATTATCTCTACTTCCTGCGAGAATGGAAATATCCATGCTGATTTTCTTGAACTCAATAGGGCTTTTAGCTCTGGAGCATCAATAATGGCCAGGTCTCTTTTTGCATCATCGCGGAAACAGACACCCATAAATTCTGCACTCTTTGAAGAACAGGAAAATGTATTCCCACCGAAGATTATCTTTACTTCATGCGAGAATGGAAATAACCGTGCTGATTTTCTCGAACTCAATAGGGCTTTTAGCTCTCAAAAATTTCACAAAGTTACTTCAG CCCCTTTCAAGTTTGATTCCCCGTCTCCAGATGATTTAGTATCAAATGGTTTGCGGTCACTGAAATTGTATTCCAAAG GGACAAAGATGGTAGTTGAATCAGAGGTGGCTGCTAAAGGGCACAACTCCTCTTCGTCTTTAGTGTCAAGAAAGAAACACACTGGAGTTGAAGAGAAAGAATTGGCTTCATGCAGTGGAAACAAACTTGTTATTTCTGATGATTCTGCAAACAATGTCTCTTCAAACAATGTCTCTTTACCTTCCAAATCTGGAAACACCAAATTTACCAGTGATCATAAGGCAACATCAATTCCACGATATAAACTGGAGAAATGGATGAGTCCTGACAACGTAGATGATGGATTGAGTCAACTTAATCTTGCAATT GTTGGTCATGTTGATTCTGGAAAATCAACACTTTCGGGAAGGTTGCTTCATCTTTTGGGAAAAATATCACGGAAGGAGATGCACAAAAATGAGATGGAAGCTAAACAACAG AGGAAAGGgtcatttgcatttgcatgggCATTGGATGAAAGTGTTGAAGAAAGGGAAAGGGGTATAACTATGACTGTGGGTGTAGCCTTTTTCACTTCTAGAAGATTTCGTGTTGTACTGCTGGACTCACCTGGACATAGAGATTTTGTTCCAAACATGATATCTGGAGCAAGCCAGGCAGATGCCGCCATTCTGGTAGTAGATGCTTCAATGGGTTCATTTGAAGCAGGTGTAGATGCTGTTGGGGGGCAAACAAGAGAGCACGCACAGCTAATTAGAAGCTTTGGAGTCAATCAAATTATAGTCGCTGTTAACAAAATGGATGTTGTGAACTACTCCAAGGAAAGATTTGATGTGGTAAAGCAGAAACTCGGAACAGTTCTCCGCTCTTGTGGTTTTAAAGATTCCTTCATATCATGGATTCCAGTGAGTGCCATGGAAAATCAAAACTTGCTAAATCCATCTGATCTGATGTCGTCTTG GTTTAAGGGGAATTTTTTGTTGGATGCAATAGATTCTCTGCAACTTCCAGCAAGAGATTACTCCAAGCCACCTTTAATGCCTATATGTGAGGTTATGAAATCACTATCACAATCACCAGGCCAGGTTTCTGCATGTGGGAAATTGGAGTCTGGAGCTATTCGATCTGGTTTAAAG GTACTGATTATGCCTTCACGAGAAATAGCGACCATCAGATCTTTGGAACGGGATTCCCAGGTTTGCGACATTGCAAAAGCTGGTGACAATGTGACTGTAAATTTGCAAGGTATCGAGGGCAATCATCTCACGAATGGAGGTGTTTTGTGCCACCCCGACTTCCCAGTTCCAGTCGCAAACCACTTGGAACTAAAGATTTTTGTGCTGGACATATCCACTCCAATACTAATCGGCTCTCAG TTGGAAATTCACATACACCATGCAAAAGGGGCTGCTAGAGTTGTTAAGTTATCGTCTCTTCTTGATCCCAAAACTGGAAAGATTACAAAGAAGCTTCCAAGATGTTTATTAGCTAAGCAGAACGCTGTGGTAGAG GTGGTTTTGCAAGAGACCATGTGTGCGGAAGAATATAGTAAATGTAGAGCTTTGGGAAGAGCATCTCTTCGAGTATTAGGAAGGACTATTGCTCTCGGTGTTGTAACTCAaataataaataaggaaccATAG